A single window of Marinobacter sp. LA51 DNA harbors:
- a CDS encoding Rieske (2Fe-2S) protein — protein sequence MAKTAPDSGQWQTVCQQDELQPGQPVEFRIQRPAPEPGAMPLTGFLLLHDGQPQAYVNQCPHLGIELNWMPGKFMDADNLFIQCSTHGALFKPGTGECIAGPCQGDALTALDLRIESGAIQIRLPE from the coding sequence TTGGCGAAAACGGCACCAGACAGCGGCCAGTGGCAAACCGTTTGCCAGCAGGATGAGCTTCAGCCGGGACAACCCGTGGAATTTCGCATCCAGCGGCCAGCCCCCGAACCGGGGGCCATGCCGCTGACCGGCTTCCTGTTATTGCACGATGGCCAACCCCAGGCCTACGTTAATCAATGCCCGCATCTGGGCATTGAATTGAACTGGATGCCCGGCAAGTTCATGGACGCCGACAACCTGTTCATTCAGTGCTCCACTCACGGCGCCCTTTTTAAACCGGGCACCGGCGAGTGCATCGCAGGCCCTTGCCAGGGCGATGCCCTGACCGCTCTCGACCTTCGGATTGAGAGCGGTGCCATTCAGATCAGACTTCCAGAATAA
- a CDS encoding ATP-binding protein, producing the protein MSFSAASLLAASLLYLVILFAIAWVTEKGTLLRHWVRHPLVYTLSLGVYAGIWAVYAAVGVAADSGYGFLAYYLGISGAFLLAPVLLNPVLRIGRAYQLTSLADLFAYRYRSQWAGTLVTLCSGGAILALLSMQIQAVTTSASILAPDTSPQAISVMFSITVVLFAMLFGARRDQKSDNHQGLVLAIAFDSLVKLVAMLVLGGVILFGVFGGMNGLEGWLLSNSSPATTMTLSVDDGSWRALMLMSFAGALVLPHMYHMTFSENPSPKALAKASWGLPLYLLLIGLPVPLILWGGQALAVTTGPSFYAIGVAQSLGSPGLTLLMYIAGLSAASGLMIVSTLALAGMVLNHVVLPVKTPRDQGDIYRWLQSIKRVLIAGIIFLALLFHETLGKNLDLSILGIISLSGVLQLLPGALGVIYWPEGNRRGLIAGMLVGLAIWIVTLVLPFAHTTNLLALFGAPLVPDYSNWHIFTFISLTANVAVFALISMVSTSSNEENSAAQACSLGALSRPQRRELLAASSTEFAKQLAEPLGRGVAKREVERALAQLKLPKLEYRPYQLRRLRDQIEVNLSGLLGPSVARDMVKRHLGFKPMTRGGTGQDIRYVERALGEYQNQLTGLAGELDNLRRHYRQTLQNLPIPACSVGEDGEILMWNHTMESLTGITADDVVGARLMALPEHWHILLDDFHNGDELHRYKHRLDLRGKPHWLNLHKAALSGPDHTEGGSIILVEDQTETRQLEDELMHSERLASVGRLAAGVAHEIGNPVTGISSLAQNLRLETDNPDILDTADQIQQQTRRISTILQSLMNFARTGNRAHANRYEPVTIHRCVDESINLLSLSDKGMGVHFVNDCPPNLQVLGDEQRLVQVFINLLANARDASPIGGTVRVSGNGDGYSAIIEVVDEGSGIPADQLDHVFEPFYTTKAPNKGTGLGLSLVYSIVEEHYGNIQVDSPANPGTNTGTCVRLRLPAYEPETGTTTVSQNERS; encoded by the coding sequence ATGAGTTTTAGCGCCGCCAGTCTACTCGCAGCCAGCCTGCTTTACCTGGTGATCCTGTTTGCTATTGCCTGGGTAACCGAGAAAGGCACCTTGCTCCGGCACTGGGTCCGGCATCCGCTGGTTTACACCCTGAGTCTGGGTGTCTACGCCGGTATCTGGGCGGTCTATGCTGCCGTCGGTGTAGCGGCGGACTCCGGTTACGGCTTTCTCGCCTATTACCTCGGCATCAGTGGTGCCTTCCTGCTGGCGCCGGTACTGCTCAACCCAGTGCTGCGCATCGGCCGCGCCTATCAGTTAACCTCGCTGGCCGACCTGTTCGCCTATCGATATCGCAGTCAGTGGGCCGGCACCCTGGTCACCCTGTGCTCAGGCGGTGCCATTCTGGCCCTGCTCAGCATGCAGATTCAGGCGGTTACTACCTCAGCCAGCATTCTCGCTCCGGACACCTCGCCCCAGGCCATTAGCGTGATGTTCAGTATCACGGTGGTACTGTTTGCCATGCTGTTTGGTGCCCGCCGCGACCAGAAGTCCGACAATCATCAGGGCCTGGTGCTGGCCATCGCCTTCGATTCTCTGGTCAAGCTGGTGGCCATGCTGGTATTGGGCGGGGTTATCCTGTTTGGCGTCTTCGGCGGCATGAACGGCCTCGAAGGCTGGCTGCTCAGCAACAGCTCGCCGGCCACCACCATGACCCTGAGCGTGGACGATGGCAGCTGGCGAGCTCTGATGCTGATGTCGTTTGCCGGGGCCCTTGTACTGCCACACATGTATCACATGACATTCAGCGAGAACCCGTCACCCAAGGCGCTGGCCAAGGCCAGCTGGGGGCTGCCGCTGTATCTGCTGTTAATCGGCCTGCCGGTTCCGCTGATCCTGTGGGGTGGCCAGGCCCTGGCGGTAACCACCGGCCCGAGCTTCTACGCCATCGGCGTGGCCCAGAGCCTCGGCAGCCCGGGACTAACCCTGCTGATGTACATCGCCGGGTTGTCGGCCGCCAGCGGCCTGATGATCGTCAGCACCCTGGCCCTGGCCGGGATGGTGCTCAACCACGTGGTGTTACCGGTCAAAACCCCTCGGGACCAGGGCGACATCTACCGCTGGCTGCAGAGCATCAAGCGCGTACTGATCGCCGGCATTATTTTCCTGGCCCTGCTGTTTCATGAAACTCTGGGCAAGAACCTGGATTTGTCCATTCTGGGAATCATTTCCCTGTCCGGTGTACTGCAGCTTCTGCCCGGCGCCCTGGGAGTGATCTACTGGCCCGAAGGCAATCGCCGGGGCCTGATTGCCGGGATGTTGGTCGGACTTGCCATCTGGATCGTCACCCTGGTGCTGCCATTTGCGCACACCACTAACTTGCTCGCCCTGTTTGGTGCTCCGCTGGTGCCGGACTACAGCAACTGGCATATCTTTACCTTCATCAGTCTGACTGCCAATGTCGCAGTGTTCGCGCTGATATCCATGGTCAGCACCAGCAGCAACGAAGAAAACAGCGCGGCCCAGGCCTGCTCGCTGGGCGCCCTCTCCCGCCCCCAACGTCGGGAGCTTCTGGCCGCCTCCTCCACCGAATTCGCCAAACAATTGGCCGAACCCCTGGGCCGGGGCGTGGCCAAACGGGAAGTTGAACGGGCTCTGGCGCAACTGAAACTGCCCAAGCTGGAGTACCGACCGTACCAACTGCGCCGACTGCGGGATCAGATTGAGGTCAACCTGTCCGGCCTGCTTGGGCCCTCAGTTGCCCGGGACATGGTAAAACGGCACTTGGGCTTCAAGCCCATGACACGGGGCGGCACCGGCCAGGACATCCGTTATGTCGAACGAGCACTCGGGGAATACCAGAACCAGCTGACGGGGCTTGCCGGCGAGCTGGACAATCTGCGCCGACATTATCGGCAGACTCTGCAGAATCTGCCGATTCCGGCCTGCTCGGTGGGCGAGGACGGCGAAATCCTGATGTGGAACCACACCATGGAAAGCCTGACCGGCATCACCGCCGACGATGTTGTCGGCGCCCGCCTGATGGCCCTGCCCGAGCATTGGCACATCCTGCTGGACGACTTCCACAACGGCGACGAACTGCATCGCTACAAACATCGCCTGGACCTGCGCGGCAAACCCCACTGGCTGAACCTGCACAAGGCAGCCCTGAGTGGGCCGGATCATACCGAAGGCGGCAGTATCATCCTGGTGGAAGACCAGACCGAGACCCGGCAACTGGAAGACGAGCTGATGCACAGCGAGCGTCTGGCCTCGGTGGGCCGGTTAGCCGCTGGGGTTGCCCATGAGATCGGCAACCCGGTGACCGGCATCTCCTCACTGGCGCAGAATCTGCGGCTGGAAACGGACAACCCGGACATCCTGGATACCGCCGATCAGATTCAGCAGCAAACCCGGCGGATTTCGACCATCCTGCAATCGCTGATGAATTTCGCCCGCACCGGCAACCGTGCTCATGCGAACCGCTATGAGCCGGTGACCATTCACCGGTGCGTGGATGAGTCTATTAATCTGCTGTCGCTGAGCGACAAGGGCATGGGGGTGCACTTTGTAAACGACTGCCCTCCGAATCTTCAGGTGCTCGGCGATGAACAACGCCTCGTACAGGTTTTTATTAACCTGCTGGCCAATGCCCGGGACGCCTCTCCCATTGGCGGCACCGTCCGGGTCAGTGGAAACGGCGACGGCTACTCCGCTATCATCGAGGTCGTCGATGAGGGCTCCGGCATACCGGCCGATCAGCTTGATCACGTGTTCGAACCCTTTTACACCACCAAAGCCCCGAACAAAGGCACCGGACTGGGCCTGTCATTGGTGTACAGTATCGTGGAAGAACATTACGGCAACATCCAGGTGGACAGCCCGGCCAACCCGGGCACCAATACCGGCACCTGTGTACGCCTGAGGCTACCGGCTTACGAGCCGGAAACCGGCACCACCACCGTCAGCCAGAACGAAAGGTCATGA
- the sfsA gene encoding DNA/RNA nuclease SfsA, translating into MNFPEPLVEGRLIRRYKRFLADVRLPDGSEVTAHCPNTGSMLGCQPEDARVWLSRSDNPKRKLAYTWELVETSPGMLACINTARPNAQARAAVESRVVVELAGYPECRAEVKYGDEKSRIDLLLTGHDHQPDAWVEVKNVTLAETDQGFFPDAVTTRGQKHLRELMAQVARGDRAVLFFVVNHTGIQTVRPADHIDPTYGQLLREACDAGVEVIAYRAGLATDSGDPSGKMTLTESVPVILEV; encoded by the coding sequence ATGAACTTTCCCGAACCCCTGGTCGAAGGGCGCCTGATTCGCCGTTATAAACGCTTCCTGGCGGACGTGCGTCTGCCGGACGGAAGCGAGGTGACCGCCCACTGTCCGAACACTGGTTCCATGCTGGGCTGCCAGCCCGAGGATGCCCGGGTTTGGCTGAGTCGAAGCGACAATCCCAAACGTAAACTGGCCTATACCTGGGAGCTGGTGGAGACTTCGCCAGGCATGCTGGCCTGCATCAACACCGCGCGTCCCAACGCCCAGGCTCGGGCCGCAGTCGAGAGTCGCGTAGTGGTGGAGCTGGCGGGTTACCCGGAGTGCCGGGCGGAAGTAAAATACGGCGATGAAAAGAGTCGTATCGATCTCCTGCTGACTGGCCACGACCATCAGCCGGACGCCTGGGTGGAAGTGAAAAACGTCACCCTGGCAGAAACTGATCAGGGCTTCTTTCCCGATGCGGTCACTACCCGAGGTCAGAAGCACCTGCGGGAGCTGATGGCCCAGGTGGCCCGGGGAGACCGGGCGGTGTTGTTTTTTGTGGTGAATCACACCGGCATACAGACTGTGCGCCCAGCCGATCACATTGATCCGACCTATGGGCAGTTGCTGCGGGAAGCCTGTGATGCCGGAGTTGAGGTGATTGCCTACCGAGCCGGCCTGGCCACCGATAGCGGCGATCCTTCCGGAAAGATGACGTTGACCGAGTCGGTGCCGGTTATTCTGGAAGTCTGA
- the gluQRS gene encoding tRNA glutamyl-Q(34) synthetase GluQRS, producing MTAARYRGRFAPSPTGPLHFGSLVAALASYLEARSHNGQWLVRIEDLDPLREPAEATGQILNSLEAHGLFSDEAVRFQSRRHEAYQAAIDLLMTTSDAYRCVCSRKELQQHGGRHPHSCRDRQADPTDRPSAVRFALTDEHNHWQDLLLGPQNQTVSAELDDPVILRKEGFYAYQLAVVVDDIDQGITDVVRGSDLLDMTAQQTQIYRALGATPPRWLHVPVIVNEQGQKLSKQTHAPALNDDQPADNLIQALVALGQMPPASLAGASVDSILDWGASHWRREAIHLTAG from the coding sequence ATGACTGCAGCACGTTACCGGGGTCGATTCGCGCCCTCACCCACCGGCCCTTTGCATTTTGGCTCTCTGGTCGCGGCCCTTGCCAGCTATCTGGAGGCCCGCAGCCACAACGGCCAATGGCTGGTTCGTATCGAAGACCTGGACCCACTCCGAGAGCCCGCCGAAGCCACCGGCCAAATCCTGAACAGCCTTGAAGCCCATGGCCTGTTTTCCGACGAAGCCGTACGTTTCCAGTCCCGTCGCCACGAGGCCTATCAGGCAGCCATCGATCTGTTGATGACCACCAGCGACGCCTATCGGTGTGTGTGCTCTCGCAAGGAGCTCCAGCAACACGGCGGCCGACACCCTCATAGCTGCCGGGATCGTCAAGCTGACCCCACCGATCGCCCATCGGCAGTTCGCTTTGCCCTCACCGATGAACACAATCACTGGCAGGATCTGCTGCTAGGCCCCCAGAATCAAACTGTCAGCGCCGAACTGGACGACCCGGTTATCCTGCGCAAGGAAGGCTTTTACGCCTATCAGCTGGCCGTAGTGGTGGACGACATTGATCAGGGCATTACCGATGTGGTCCGGGGCTCGGATCTACTCGACATGACCGCCCAGCAAACCCAGATTTACCGGGCATTGGGCGCCACCCCGCCGCGCTGGCTGCATGTGCCGGTCATCGTCAACGAACAGGGCCAGAAGCTCAGCAAACAGACCCACGCCCCAGCGCTGAACGACGACCAGCCTGCCGACAATCTGATCCAGGCCCTGGTGGCATTGGGCCAGATGCCACCGGCGTCTCTCGCCGGCGCGTCAGTCGACAGCATCCTGGACTGGGGCGCCAGCCACTGGCGGCGCGAGGCCATCCACCTGACAGCTGGGTGA
- a CDS encoding sigma-54-dependent transcriptional regulator, with product MPRILIVEDEDIIRSAVRKLLQHAGYTVSDAASVEEAEQNYEPEQFDLIISDLRLPGAPGTELINRAPNTPVLIMTSYASLRSAVDSMKMGAVEYIAKPFDHDEMLAAVEKILARKIPGATTGDLQGGSDASPEDSDPANIMFGNCEPMQRVFTLIRKVAPTETTVLIQGESGTGKELAARALHLLSPRAAKPLISVNCAAIPESLIESELFGHEKGAFTGAVSARTGLIEAADGGSLFLDEIGELPAEAQARLLRVLQESEIRKVGSTQSRTVNVRMIAATHRNLKAMTRTGEFREDLYYRLNVMQIRIPPLRERQADILGLARRFLKRQGEKMSKPLLNLSPEAMRALERHRWPGNVRELENAIERATILCDGDVISPGLLDLDSEAGDEYIPETLVEGNNEQTRATDVDSSNDLSLEDYFQHFVLENQDRMSETELAQKLGISRKSLWERRQRLGIPRKKSSGN from the coding sequence ATGCCTCGCATTCTGATCGTAGAAGATGAAGACATTATCCGCTCAGCAGTGCGTAAACTGCTCCAGCATGCTGGATATACGGTATCCGACGCCGCATCGGTGGAGGAAGCCGAGCAGAATTACGAGCCGGAACAGTTTGATCTGATCATCTCTGATCTTCGACTCCCGGGCGCCCCCGGCACCGAACTGATCAACCGGGCCCCGAACACTCCGGTACTGATCATGACCAGCTACGCCAGCCTGCGCTCGGCGGTCGATTCCATGAAGATGGGCGCGGTCGAATACATCGCCAAGCCGTTCGATCACGATGAAATGCTTGCTGCGGTTGAGAAAATCCTGGCCCGGAAGATACCGGGCGCCACCACCGGCGACCTGCAGGGCGGTTCAGACGCCAGCCCGGAGGACAGCGACCCGGCCAACATCATGTTTGGCAACTGCGAACCCATGCAGCGCGTCTTCACGCTGATTCGCAAGGTCGCACCGACCGAAACCACCGTGCTGATCCAGGGCGAATCGGGTACCGGTAAGGAGCTGGCGGCACGGGCCCTGCACCTGCTCAGCCCCCGCGCCGCCAAACCTCTGATCTCAGTGAACTGCGCCGCGATTCCGGAGAGCCTGATTGAGTCGGAATTGTTCGGTCATGAGAAGGGCGCCTTCACCGGCGCGGTTTCGGCACGGACCGGCCTGATCGAGGCCGCCGACGGCGGCAGCCTGTTCCTGGACGAAATTGGCGAACTGCCGGCAGAGGCCCAGGCCCGCCTGCTGCGGGTGCTGCAGGAAAGCGAAATTCGCAAGGTCGGCTCCACCCAGAGCCGGACCGTGAATGTTCGAATGATTGCCGCGACCCACCGCAACCTGAAAGCCATGACCCGCACCGGCGAATTCCGTGAGGATCTGTATTACCGTCTCAACGTCATGCAAATCCGGATTCCGCCGCTGCGCGAGCGCCAGGCCGATATCCTGGGCCTGGCCCGACGCTTCCTGAAACGTCAGGGTGAGAAGATGAGCAAGCCACTGCTCAACCTGAGCCCGGAAGCCATGCGGGCGCTGGAACGGCATCGCTGGCCGGGCAACGTGCGCGAGCTTGAGAATGCCATTGAACGCGCGACCATCCTTTGTGACGGCGACGTGATCTCACCGGGACTGCTCGACCTGGACAGCGAAGCTGGCGATGAATACATCCCGGAAACGCTGGTCGAGGGCAACAACGAGCAAACCCGCGCCACCGATGTCGATTCCTCTAACGACCTGTCACTGGAAGACTACTTCCAGCACTTTGTCCTGGAAAACCAGGATCGCATGAGCGAAACCGAGCTGGCCCAGAAACTGGGTATCAGTCGGAAGTCCCTGTGGGAGCGTCGCCAGCGCCTGGGCATTCCGCGCAAGAAAAGTTCAGGCAATTAA
- a CDS encoding AAA family ATPase — MQNSDLYPHPVHEFHVIETHISQVILTGEFAYKIKKPMDFGFLDFSTLARRKHFCEEELRLNRRLAEPLYLEVLPITGSPEQPVLGGSGEAFEYVIKMRQFSQDQLFDRLQEQGELAPEALTDLARQVAGFHEQLPPVPEDKPLGTPEAVYAAMQENFDQIRPMIDDKTLLAQLDNLEAWTETTFERHRELIAERRAKGLVRECHGDLHLANITSYDGKVTVFDCIEFNEPFRWIDVINDLAFLLMDLESRQEEALANLVLNTYLEYRDDFEALPLLPLYKAYRAMVRAKIALFTLGNPALSDDEKASLHQRYRDYAQLAEDYSTIPNPYLLTTTGLSASGKSVVCSAMAGDLGLIRLRSDVERKRMHGLAPLESSKSPTGGNLYTEEANEQTYQRLATLAGQLLAAGMPVVVDAACLKERERSLFADVAEDLAVPFALLHCDAPEELRRKWIRNRSGDASEATEELLDEQQTWYEPLTQVERSHTIHLQTDQEHVAEAVADRIRQHFGLTPR; from the coding sequence ATGCAGAATTCCGACCTGTACCCGCACCCGGTTCATGAATTTCACGTCATCGAAACTCACATTTCCCAGGTCATACTGACCGGTGAGTTTGCCTACAAGATCAAGAAACCCATGGATTTCGGCTTCCTGGACTTCTCAACACTGGCCCGCCGCAAGCACTTTTGTGAGGAAGAGCTGCGCCTGAACCGCCGTCTGGCCGAGCCGTTGTACCTGGAGGTTCTGCCCATCACCGGCAGCCCCGAACAGCCCGTACTGGGGGGCTCCGGCGAAGCCTTCGAATACGTGATTAAAATGCGTCAGTTCAGCCAGGATCAGCTGTTTGATCGCCTGCAGGAACAGGGTGAGCTGGCGCCCGAGGCCCTGACTGATCTGGCCCGGCAGGTTGCAGGCTTCCACGAACAGTTGCCACCGGTGCCTGAGGACAAGCCGCTGGGGACGCCGGAAGCTGTTTACGCAGCCATGCAGGAGAACTTCGACCAAATCCGGCCGATGATTGACGATAAAACCCTGCTGGCCCAGCTCGACAACCTAGAGGCCTGGACCGAAACCACCTTCGAGCGCCACCGAGAGCTGATCGCCGAGCGCCGTGCCAAGGGACTGGTGCGGGAATGCCATGGTGACCTGCACCTGGCCAATATCACCAGCTACGACGGCAAGGTCACGGTCTTCGACTGCATCGAGTTCAATGAGCCATTCCGCTGGATCGATGTCATCAACGATCTCGCGTTCCTGCTGATGGATCTGGAATCCCGGCAGGAAGAGGCGCTGGCGAACCTGGTCCTGAACACCTACCTGGAGTATCGGGACGACTTCGAAGCCCTGCCCCTGTTGCCGCTGTACAAGGCCTACCGGGCCATGGTTCGCGCCAAGATCGCTCTGTTTACCCTGGGCAATCCCGCCCTCAGCGACGATGAGAAGGCCAGCCTGCATCAGCGTTACCGGGATTATGCCCAACTGGCGGAAGACTACAGCACTATCCCCAACCCTTACCTTCTGACGACCACCGGCCTGTCGGCCAGCGGCAAATCCGTTGTCTGCTCGGCGATGGCGGGTGACCTCGGACTGATCCGGTTGCGCTCCGACGTTGAGCGTAAACGCATGCATGGGCTTGCGCCGCTGGAGAGCAGCAAGTCACCCACCGGAGGCAACCTCTACACTGAGGAAGCCAATGAGCAAACATACCAACGACTGGCGACATTGGCCGGTCAGCTGCTGGCGGCGGGCATGCCGGTAGTGGTGGATGCGGCATGCCTGAAGGAGCGTGAGCGTTCGCTGTTCGCCGATGTCGCCGAGGACCTGGCGGTGCCTTTCGCACTGCTGCACTGCGATGCCCCTGAGGAATTGCGCCGGAAATGGATTCGGAACCGGAGCGGCGACGCTTCGGAAGCCACTGAAGAGCTGCTGGACGAGCAACAAACCTGGTACGAGCCCTTAACTCAGGTAGAGCGCAGCCATACCATCCACTTGCAGACGGATCAGGAACACGTGGCCGAGGCGGTCGCCGATCGGATCCGCCAGCATTTCGGCCTGACCCCGCGCTGA
- the mrcB gene encoding penicillin-binding protein 1B, translating into MKKSTPSSKRNRKTPRKSPRNGRRPWFWRFVFRAGAIGLVLLAGWTVYLDAVVTSRFEGRRFEVPSRVYARPLELYDGASISASALERELELSGFRKGDGSRAGTYQRSGGRFVISTRGFRFPDGKESRRRLALTVYRDRVEKFSVLSGDASPIVRLEPAQIGGIYPSHKEDRILVQLEEVPALLPTTLMAVEDRNFFDHAGIAPLSIARAMLANIRAGEIVQGGSTLTQQLVKNFFLTRDQTLVRKGNEALMSLLLELHYEKGDILETYLNEVYLGQAGTRSINGFGLASQFYFGESLRDLQEHQIALLVGMVKGPSYYNPRRHPERATKRRNLVLSEMEEAGLIDSVRAAKARGKPLGVSARPSYSENRYPAYIDLVRRHLARDYREEDLRSEGLRIFTTLNPAIQNAAEYAVTDTLSRLASGETRKALEAAMVVTAKDSGEVLALVGGRDPQYAGFNRALDANRPIGSLIKPFIYLAALEQPERYTLITPVLDKSFTLEFDDGRRWQPKNYDKTERGEVPLHEALSHSYNLPAVRVGLDIGVDVVKDTLQAFGVTSSISEYPSMLLGSVTMNPVTVAQMYQGLATSGFNTPLRTIREVTDAGGEALSRYSLEVDQVADPAAVHLVQYAMQETMQEGTGKSAYYTVPEELTLAGKTGTTDDGRDSWFAGFSGDLLAVSWVGRDDNGPTSLTGASGALPVWSRFMAQVPQHSFSPVVPDGVQYQWVNAERQALTKEHCNGARLVPLISGSEPTQTVSCSGNLQRQIEGWFEGLFR; encoded by the coding sequence ATGAAAAAATCGACCCCTTCTTCCAAGCGCAACAGAAAAACACCCCGTAAATCACCAAGAAACGGTCGCCGCCCGTGGTTCTGGCGGTTCGTCTTTCGGGCCGGCGCCATAGGCCTGGTCCTGCTGGCAGGATGGACGGTCTACCTTGATGCCGTCGTTACCTCACGTTTCGAGGGCCGCCGTTTTGAAGTGCCGTCGCGGGTGTATGCCCGCCCACTGGAGCTTTATGACGGCGCCAGCATCAGCGCCAGCGCCCTGGAGCGGGAGCTGGAATTGTCTGGATTCCGTAAGGGCGATGGTTCGCGGGCCGGTACCTATCAGCGCAGCGGCGGGCGTTTTGTCATCAGCACCCGGGGCTTCCGGTTCCCGGATGGAAAAGAGTCCAGGCGCCGGCTGGCACTTACCGTGTACCGGGACCGGGTCGAGAAGTTCTCGGTGCTGAGCGGCGACGCTTCGCCCATCGTCCGGCTGGAGCCGGCGCAGATCGGTGGCATCTATCCGTCTCACAAGGAAGACCGGATTCTGGTACAGCTGGAGGAAGTGCCGGCCCTGCTGCCGACCACTCTGATGGCGGTCGAGGATCGTAACTTTTTTGATCACGCCGGCATCGCGCCGTTGTCCATTGCCCGGGCGATGCTCGCTAACATTCGCGCCGGCGAGATTGTTCAGGGCGGCAGCACCCTGACCCAGCAGCTGGTGAAAAACTTCTTCCTGACCCGGGACCAAACCCTGGTGCGCAAGGGCAACGAAGCCTTGATGTCGCTGCTGCTGGAGCTGCACTACGAGAAAGGTGACATCCTTGAGACCTACCTGAATGAGGTGTACCTGGGGCAGGCGGGAACCCGCAGCATCAATGGCTTTGGCCTGGCCAGTCAGTTCTATTTCGGGGAATCTCTGCGTGACCTGCAAGAGCATCAGATCGCCCTGTTGGTGGGCATGGTCAAGGGGCCCAGTTACTACAACCCCCGCCGCCATCCGGAGCGCGCCACCAAACGCCGCAATCTGGTGCTATCGGAGATGGAAGAGGCCGGTCTGATCGATTCGGTGCGGGCCGCCAAGGCCAGGGGCAAGCCGCTTGGCGTCAGTGCCCGTCCGTCATACTCGGAGAACCGATACCCGGCCTACATCGATCTGGTTCGCCGCCACCTGGCCCGGGATTACCGGGAAGAGGACCTGCGCAGCGAAGGTCTGCGAATCTTCACCACCCTGAATCCGGCCATTCAGAACGCGGCCGAGTATGCGGTGACCGACACCCTGAGCCGGCTGGCCAGTGGTGAAACCCGCAAGGCGCTGGAGGCCGCCATGGTGGTCACCGCGAAAGACAGCGGTGAGGTGCTGGCCCTGGTAGGAGGTCGCGATCCACAATACGCCGGCTTCAACCGGGCGCTGGATGCCAATCGTCCTATTGGCTCTCTGATCAAGCCGTTCATCTATCTGGCCGCCCTGGAGCAGCCAGAGCGGTATACCTTGATTACCCCGGTGCTGGACAAATCCTTCACCCTGGAATTTGACGACGGCCGGCGCTGGCAGCCGAAAAACTATGACAAGACCGAGCGCGGGGAAGTGCCGCTGCACGAGGCCCTGTCTCATTCCTACAACCTGCCGGCGGTGCGGGTCGGATTGGATATCGGCGTGGATGTGGTCAAGGACACATTGCAGGCGTTCGGGGTAACGTCCTCGATCTCAGAGTACCCGTCCATGCTACTGGGCTCGGTAACCATGAACCCGGTAACCGTGGCGCAGATGTATCAGGGCCTGGCGACTTCCGGCTTCAACACGCCGCTTCGCACCATTCGCGAAGTGACCGATGCTGGCGGGGAAGCCCTGTCCCGGTACAGCCTGGAAGTGGACCAGGTTGCCGATCCGGCCGCGGTGCACCTGGTGCAATACGCCATGCAGGAAACGATGCAGGAAGGTACCGGCAAGTCCGCTTATTACACGGTGCCCGAGGAACTGACGCTGGCGGGTAAAACCGGCACCACCGATGATGGCCGGGATTCCTGGTTTGCCGGCTTCAGTGGGGATTTGCTGGCGGTGTCCTGGGTCGGCCGGGATGATAACGGCCCGACGTCGCTCACTGGTGCCAGTGGCGCACTGCCGGTCTGGTCCCGGTTCATGGCCCAGGTGCCCCAGCACAGCTTCTCGCCAGTGGTCCCGGATGGCGTGCAGTACCAGTGGGTGAACGCCGAGCGCCAGGCGTTGACCAAGGAGCATTGCAATGGAGCACGGCTGGTACCACTGATTTCCGGCAGCGAACCCACCCAGACGGTGTCCTGTTCTGGTAACCTGCAGCGGCAAATTGAAGGCTGGTTTGAGGGACTGTTCCGATGA
- the dksA gene encoding RNA polymerase-binding protein DksA, which translates to MANTAEQPRERFTNFTPYEMKKGEEYMSADMLEHFKNLLLQWKQELMEEVDRTMHHMQEDAANYADPSDRATQEEEFSLELRTRDRERKLIKKIDKTIDRIDKDDYGFCDQCGVEIGIRRLEARPTATLCIDCKTLAEIRERQTGI; encoded by the coding sequence ATGGCAAACACTGCAGAACAACCACGCGAACGTTTTACTAACTTCACCCCTTACGAAATGAAGAAGGGTGAAGAGTACATGAGTGCTGACATGCTGGAGCACTTCAAAAATCTGCTGCTGCAATGGAAACAGGAGCTGATGGAAGAAGTGGACCGCACGATGCACCACATGCAGGAAGACGCCGCAAATTACGCCGATCCCAGTGATCGCGCAACCCAGGAAGAGGAATTCAGCCTGGAACTGCGGACCCGTGATCGCGAGCGTAAACTGATCAAGAAGATCGACAAGACCATTGATCGCATCGACAAAGACGACTACGGCTTCTGCGATCAGTGCGGTGTCGAAATTGGCATCCGTCGCCTGGAAGCACGGCCGACAGCGACCCTGTGCATTGACTGCAAAACTCTCGCTGAAATTCGCGAGCGCCAGACTGGCATCTGA